Genomic window (Nitrospirales bacterium LBB_01):
ACAGCGTACCGTTTGTTGAAAGAGCCATGGAGCCATAACCATAATAATTATGACCGGCAAAATTTCCTTCTTTCAAACCGAAAATCTCCTGCCACTGATGCTGTTCAGACATAGAATCGGCGTTTACTACCAAAAATCGTCCTGTTTTTCTTTGACTGAAGTAGTGTATAAACCTTGCAAGATTTCTCTTGCCAGTACCAGTTTCACCCAAAATCAGTACGGGAGCATCGCTGCCTGAAAGCCGCTCAGCATCCTTCAATGCTTTAAGAAACCTATTGCTGCTCCCTATAACATCCCTGCCCTCTGGCACTGTGGCAACTCTTAGACCCTCTAACTCCTCCCTGAGCGCTGCCCTTTCCCAGGCCCTCTCTACAGCAGCCCGCAGCTCGTCAGGGTAAAAGGGTTTTTTCATACAAAAGAAAGCCCCTATCGCCAAAGCACTCATCGCATCATTTCGCTCAGCATCTTCATAGAGCACTATAATTTGTGCCGCAGGGGACATGGCCTTCACTTTGGTTAGAGTCTCAACTCCTGTGCCGTTTAGGTAAGAAAAATCAATAAGTGCTAATCGTACCCCTTCAGTTAACTGTAGGGTAAGTTGAGCAACATCAGAAACATGACATAATCCACGACCACCCAAACCCGCAGCATCCTCAACAGCTCTTAGTGCTCCGGCATCTTTACCGACAAATAATATATCTCCTCTAACGCTCATACCCTCCGGCTGCCCTGTTGTTCACTTTACGCTTATTCCAGCTAAAAGCTCAAACCTGTTGTGTTATCAGCCCAGTACATACCCGTCGTAAAGACAGCGTTACCATTTGCGTCAGGCTGCGCGTCATACGGTTGATTCTGATAAAGTGCCTGAGAGTTTATTACGTATCCAGCTTCACAAATTGTACCCTCCATGTTTCGCTTTGGGTTAGACGTGCCCATAAAGCATGCCATAGGGATGTTCTTACAGTTCAGATGGCTTGTTCTTAAAGCGTTTGAGTCTTTTTGTATTGTTGAAATAAAGGTCAGTTTAGCGCCATAGACTTCAGAGGTACCTACTAATGTAGAAATATCTACCTTGTTACTGGTTGACGTTCCAACATACATATTTTGTCCGCTAAAGGTCAACATTACAGTACGTCCGTAATTTAACAGATTAGTGCTTTCAAGAGAAGTGAAGTATCTATTAAACGTGCTTGTTTCTGCCGACATAACATTGAGACTTAATGAGGTAATGTTGTCAGCGCCAATGCCGAAATTCGTTACAACACAGTACACAGGATTATTGGTGTCAGTGTGGAGATATGGCATAAAATAAGTTACATAGGTGCCAGTGCCGGACTCCACAGTTGTTACATAGGCAAAAGACAATGCGATAATTAAAAAAAACACACAACTTAATTTTCTACACATTTTAGTATTCCTCCTTAATTTCAAAAAATCCGCACGGTTCATCCGTTTCAACAATTTCAAAGAATCCTCCAAAACAAGCAACAACATAGCTTGCCGACATTATAGCTTTAAACGAGCTGGCTTGTCAATACAAACTGCAAAGTTAAATGTGTGATAAAACATCTTAAAAACACGTTGAAATTGCTTGAATCAGATCATCCTGAATAATTGGTTTTATGACAACAGCTCTAACAGTCGCTGGCCTGTGTCTTTCGTCATTGTATGCCGTTGTCACTATAATTGGAACATCTGAGGAGTGTTCCCTAATTTTTTCAATCATTTCAAATCCGTTCATAAGCGGCATCTCTAAATCTGTTATGCCGTTTTCCGCAATATGAATTGTTTTTACCCTCCTTTTAATAAATTTCCCAAGTGATTCTCTTGTTATAAACTCATCCTCTACATAAAGCACCGTCAGCTCTTTTAATCTCTCCGAAATATCCATCATTGTTGTCTCCAGTACCGTATCCCAAATCTTTTACCCATTACTTAAAACTTTCCTTCTCTGATGGAAAAACGCCGCCCTTTACCTCATCCCTATACGTACAAAGCGCCTTAAGAGCATCTTCTTTCAGGTTAGCGTACCGCTTGGCAAATCGCGGCATAAAACGCTCAAACAGCCCTATCACATCATGGAGAACCAGAATTTGCCCGTCACAGTGGACTCCAGCACCGATTCCTATAGTTGGAATTGACAGTTTCTCGGTTATCTCCTTAGCAAGCCCAGAGGGAACCGCCTCTATAACCATGCTGAACACCCCGGCATCTTCAAGCATAAGGGCATCCTCAAGGAGCCTCACCCTGGCCTCATTGGTTTTCCCTTGAACCTTAAAACCACCAATTCTGTAAATAGCCTGCGGCGTAAGCCCAATGTGTGCCATCACTGGAATCTCGGCGGCTATCATTGCCCTTATCTGAGGCAGTATCTCACGTCCCCCTTCAGTCTTAACTGCCTGAGCGCCTCCCTCTTTTATGAATCTGCCTGCGTTTCTGACAGCCTCTTCTACCGACACCTGATACGACATATATGGCATATCCCCTATGACAAGAGCATTTGTAACAGCGCGTGAGACAATACGTGTGTGGTAAATCATCTCATCCATAGTGACAGGCAACGTGTTTTCAAGCCCCTGCACTACCATAGAAAGAGAATCCCCAACGAGTATCCCCTCAAAACCCGCCTCATCAACTATACGCCCAAACGCATAGTCATAGGCTGTCATGAGGGCAAGTTTTTGTCCCTTTATCTTTCTGTCAAGAAAATCGCTTATACTTATTCTTGCCATGTCATGCCCTTAGTGATATTTCATCTGTGTCCATCTGCGTCATCTGCGGATTAGTCCTTTAGCTACTAAAGCAGCCCCGCTCTTTCTAAAATTATCGGAACCTTATCCTCCATACCAATAGCCATGATATGAACCCCGTCACAGATTTTTTCCTCTTTCAACTGTCTGATATGCCGTGCGGTTATATTGAGTCCGGTATCCAGCGCTTTTTCCTTTCCAGCTGCCTTCATCTCGTCTATCAACTCCTGCGGCACTTTGATTCCGGGAACAAAATTGTTCAGAAAATTAGCCATCCCAGCGCTTTTTAACACTACCAGTCCTGCCATAATTTTTACGGGAAACTTACGCGCAAACTTCATAAACTCCTTAAAGTTATCTATGTTGTAGATGGCCTGAGTTTGAAAGAAATTAGCCCCTGCTTTGACTTTCTTTTCAAACTTCATCAACTGAGGCTCAATGGGGTTAGACTCAGGGGTCACAACAGCACCCTGAAAAAATGAGGTGGCTCCCTTCATATCGTTACCCGCCATATCTTTTCCGTTGTTGAGGGCATTGACCACCTGAAGCAGCTGCACACTTTCTATGTCATAAACAGGACGGGCGCTCTTATGGTCTCCGGCGCTTACATGGTCTCCTGTCATACAAAGCACATTGCGTATTCCCAACACGCTTGCTCCTAAAAGGTCAGACTGAAGTGCTATGCGGTTTCTGTCACGGCAGGTCATCTGCAAAATCGGCTCAAGACCGTGCTCAAGAGCCAGCTTACACACTGCAAGGGAGCAGATACGCATAACAGCCGATTGGTTATCGGTTACGTTTACGGCGTCCAGCTTACCCTTCAATATCTCCATATCGTGCTTCATCGTTGCTATATCCGTGCCCTTAGGAGGGCCGACCTCGGCAGTAACGACAAATTTCCCTGATTCCAGGGTATCTTTAAAGCTCATTGTCATAGTCTCCTTCTGTCACCTTATTTTTTGTCCTTACGATCGCCCTCGGCGGCATCCCCTCTGGTGTATAGCTTGTGAGGGGCCTGTTTAGCCGACCAGTCCTTAGGCGGAAGAATTTCTGTCATTTTGTCAAGTTCACCGAGTCTCTTCTGGCGCTCATATATTCTCACCCAAGCGCACTTAATCTCGGCGCTGACCTCACAGTTGCCGTCCTTTGTACCTCCGCAGGGGCCGTTTAGCAAACCCTTCGGGCAGTTAGTTACCGGGCAAATGCCTCCTGTCATATCCAGCACACATTCGCCGCACAGCGTACATCTCTCGTCAAACATCTGAAAGCGTGTCATGTTCCCTAAAAACATGGTGTCATTTGACGGATACACCGCCTTATCAGGATATATCTCTACGGCAGACTGGGTACCTGCGCCGCAAGACATAACCACTATGGCGTCAGTTTTATCCAACGCATCCTTGTCCTTTTTTAACTCTACTTTTGTCCCCAGCGTCTGACAGCCGGTCTTAGGAACAATCATACCGGTAACAGTTTTTCCCTTAGCTTTCAGATCCTCAGCCATCTCCTTTAGAGCCTCATCATTGCCGGTACCACACAGCGAGGCACACTCCGAACAGCCTATCAGATAAAAACTGTCGTACCTATCCAGAGTTTGCAGAAGTTTACCCCTATCCTTCTTTTTAGAAATTATCATGGAATTAATTCCTCCCTTCTTAAACTTTCATCTATTTTAACATATTTTTAGCGGCTTCCACCGTGTTATACATAAGCATGGCTATGGTCATAGGTCCCACGCCCCCCGGCACCGGAGTTATAAACCCTGCCCGTTCCTTAGCCGCTTCAAACTCAACATCGCCGACAAGTTTGCCGTCAGCGGAGACATTTATGCCGACATCAATTACTGTGGCCCCAGGCTTAATCCAATCGCCCTTTACCATCTCAGCCTTACCAACTGCCGCCACCACTATATCTCCTGAAAGACAAACATCTTTCAAGTTGGCAGTCTTACTGTGACATATTGTTACAGTAGCGTTTTTCCGAAGGAGCAACAGTGAGACGGGTTTTCCAACAATTACGCTTCGCCCTACGACAACTGCGTGCTTTCCGGCACAATCCACCCCGTAAGCTTCAATGAGCTTAATGCAGCCATGCGGTGTGCACGGTAAAAACCCTGGCTCATCAAGCACAAGACGGCCAAGTGAGTCCGGGCCAAAGCCATCCACGTCCTTAAGGGAGGAAATTCTGTGCATGACCTCTTTTTCGCTGAGTTGCTTAGGGAGCGGCAACTGTACCAGAATCCCATGCACTGCCGGGTCATTATTTAAATCGTCTATTATTTTTAATAGCTCTGCCTGAGTGATAGTGTCAGGCACTTTACAGCCTATGCTCTTTATACCAAGAGTTTCACAGGTTTTCTCCTTGCTTGCGACATACTTTTTTGACGCCGGATTTTCACCGACTAACACCACTGCAAGCCCAGGCGTTACCCCCTTTGCCTTAAGCGCATCGACCTCGGACTTCAACGCATCCGTTATCTCCTTTGCCACCCGCTTACCGTCTATTATCGTAGCTGACATTAATTAAACCTCCTTTATCGTTTTTATTAATTTTTTTTCGTCGGATATAAACCTCCCTGCCTAAAGCACGTGAAAGCCCATTACCCGATACCAAGCCGCATTCAATCGTCTAACTTCGTTGGCATACGTCAAAAGCTCCTCAACGTACATAAAAGTACGCCTGCGTCGCTTTCTCCTTGCCGCCTTGTTATACTTCTGACTGCGACTTGGCATTAAATTAAGTACCCTTTATAAGCTCAAGCATTTCCTCTCGTGTTGACTGTTTAGTTCTGAAAATTCCTCGCACAGCCGATGTTACCACCCTTGAGCCAGGTTTTTTCAGCCCCCTCATACTTAAACACAAGTGCTCGGCCTCTATTATAACCATTGTTCCACGCGGCTTTAGCGTGTGCATTATAGCGTCGGCTAATTGAGTTGTCAGCCTCTCTTGCACCTGTAGTCTTTTTGCAAGAAGGTCAAGAGCGCGCGCCAACTCCCCAATCCCTACGATATTTCCCTTATGAGGAACGTATGCGATATTGGCCTTACCAAAAAACGGCAGGAGATGATGCTCACAGATTGAATAAAACTGAATGTCTTTGAGAATTACCATCTCATCGTGACTTTCGCCCTCTATTGGAACAAGGATTTCTTCAAACGGGGTTTCCATGCCGGAAAGTATCTCCTCATACATGGCAGCCACACGCTCAGGGGTTCTGCGTATTCCCGGTCTTTGCGGATCCTCCCCGATTCCCTCTATTATTAGCCTAATGCCTTCTTTTATCTTCTCTCTATCCATTGACATCAATTACCTCAAAGTCCGTGACAATCTTGTTAACTCTAACATCGTGGCTTTCTACCGGCACAATTGGCACCACCTGCTCGGCATAACAAATCGCAATAAGGTACGGTCTTTTACTCAAAGCTGAAATAAAACCGTCATAGTACCCGCCACCATAGCCAAGACGTCCTCCGGCTCTGTCAAAGGCAGCCCCCGGCATTACTATTACATCTATGGAGTTTCCGTCAATCGGCTCTGATTGAGCGCTGTCAGGCTCTAAAATCCCCATATACCCTAACTTCAAACTGTTGAGGTCGTTTATTTTATAAGCCTCAAGGATGTGCTTTTCTCTGTCAACCTTTGGTAGAACAACCACCTTTTTCATGTCAAGTGCCCGCTTAATCATAGGAAAGGTGTCCGGCTCTGTTTTAAAAGAGGCAAAGAACATGACACAAGCCGCAGCTTGCAGCTTGGCTAAAGAAAACAGGTTTTCTTTAATCATCTCGTCTCTCTGGCTTCTGTCCTCTAAGTTAAGAGAATCTCTGACGCTAAGCATCCTTTTCCTCAGGGCTGCCTTTGTTTCTTCGTTTGTCATTCCCGACTCCGATCGGGAATCCAGTCCTTTAAAACCTTCTTCAAGTGACATGGATTCCTGCTTTCGCAGGAATGACAAAAGATAATATATTCCATAGTATTATTTCCCTATCTAAAAATTGTACATCCGTTTTGGGCATTAGTGTTTGACGGCCTCTGAGACTTTGCTGTCAAGCACATTTTTAATAGCCGCTATATCTTTCAGAGCCGAAGGCGCCGACTTAAAAACTGCCGTTCCCTGCATATCGGCATTTGCTATCTCATCGGTAAACCGCACAGAGCCTATTAACTCCATCCCTTCTATGTGTTTTTGTATAAACTCAATATCAGCTTCATTTCTAACCTTACCGGCAACAACATAAACCTGAGAAATACCAAGCCCCTTTGCCATATCTCTGACAGAAAGCGCCGTTTGAATGCTTCTTTTACCGGGCTCAACTACTACGATAAAAGCATCCACCCCTTCGGCCGTTCCCCGAGTCAGATGCTCAATCCCTGCCTCCATATCCACTATAACGACGTCGCCACGTTCAACGACAAGGTGTTTTAGAAGCCGCTTTAAAAACACGTTTTCCGGGCAGTAACACCCAGTTGAGGCCTCCCTCAACTTGCCCATGATAAGAAGTCTTATCCCCTCAGCTGTAGTGCGGCTGCAAGCCTCCGGTATGTCATCCACCTTTGGGTTTAGCTTAAACACCCCTCCCATTGCTCCGGGATGCGCCCCAGTGCGTTCCGCTATTAGCTCAGCCATTTCAGCAATCGGTCTCATACCCTGAATCTCAGAGTCAGTGAAACCAAGCGCCGTTGCCAGATTGGCATCAGGGTCAGCATCGACGGCAATAACCTTTTTGCCCTCTTTGGCATAAAGGTAACTCAACACAGAGGACAACGTAGTCTTGCCAACTCCCCCTTTACCTGTCACCGCAATTTTCATAAATTGTAGTGTAGCAGTTTGTGGAGATTTATGTCAAAACGGACAGGCACCCTTAAAGAAAAGAGCTCTTGAAAAAGATTAATCCGCAGATGACACAGATGAACGCAGATTTAAATCTGTGAAAATCTGCGCAATCTGCGGAGAAAATCCCTGTTCTGTACCATCCGTTTAGAATTTTTTATGTATTATGGCTTTTCTTAATAGCCATAAGCAGGTGATCACGGAGGATTTTCAAGGAGGTGAATAATGCCTGAGGAATCTTAATATCTCCGGCATTTGGTTTGTCGGCATAGATTATTCCAATAGGTCTGTCATCCACTGTAACGTGAAGCAGCATGAAGGTTTCGGAATCAAACAGTTTCCTGTACCAGTCAGGTATTCTTGATCTGACATTGGGGTCATTTATGTCCTGAATTATAATATCGGATCTTTTTGACATCACAAGGTTAAACACGTCGCTTCCACCGGAAAGCTTAAAGTTAAAATCAGGGATTATCTGCTTAATATTATCCCCTAAACCATACCGCCCCACCACGTTGAAATCCGCAGTGTTTTTAACGCCAAAGATGACACGGCTAAAACCCATCGCATTGTACATTACCTGAATTATCGCATTTAAAATATCGTTAAAGGAGCGGCCGTCTGAAATGTATTTGGAAATATCGGCAATTCCCTTGTTTAGCAGACCAACGGCATCTTGGGGCATTTCACGGGGCTCTGAGCTGTACAACGGTCTTATCTTTTCAGGCTCGGGTTTTTTTACTGCCGCTTTCTTTATGGTATTTTCGTCAAGTTCTCTTAACTGTTCAACGTTAGCGGTTAGTTTTTCCATAGAAATGGCAGAGGCAACTTTAGGATCAAGCCCCGACATATAATCAGAAAGGTCATGAATGGAGATATCCGCTATCTGCGCTATTTTGTCTCTTGAGACGTCAAAACAGCCCTTATATCGTTTTATAAATAAAGCAAAGTCCTCACGTGCGTTTCCGGCGTCAGTTGACATCATTATTCTGCTCATTTCGTTAGAAAAACACACAATCGCATGTTTTTTATCACTTTCAGATCTGGGAGCAGGCACAATTTTCTCTTTAATAGGTTTCATCGTAAGAATCATCTCGTTAGAAAAACTCCAATCCTCGGCTATAATTGCGCCTATATCCTCATAGCTTTTACCTAAAACCGTTCTGGATGCCTCCTGCTCGCTTATTTTCTTTTTCTCCATCATGTGTTTTATTTTTTGTGATTCATAAGGCATGAGGAATGTCACAAGGAGACGGCCTAAGTTATGGAATATGGAGTATATAAATATCTCCTCAGTGTTTCTAATGCCAGTGGTACCAGCCATTTCCCTTGCTATTGAGCCGCTTAAGTATGAGCCTAAAATCTCCTCTTTAAGACGCATAGCGGAGTTTTTATCTTTTAAACTTTCAAACAGAAGCAGCGACATGGCAATGTTTTTAACCTTCTCAAAGCCAACAACAAAAACAGCCCTTGATATGGTATCAATCTTGCCGCCACTTTGTGCTGAGGCGTAGGCAAAGGTGTTAACTTTTTTCAGAAGCTTATTGGTTATTGAAATATCGTCAAGGATGTCGCCGGTAAGGTCATGAATGGAGGTCACCTCATGTTTTGACGCTTTCTGGCTTACCATCGTAACCGCACGTGAAAGCGCAGGAAAGTCGCTTGACTCTTGAAGTCTCTTTCTTAAAATGCCTATGGAATCTTCCTTCTTCTCAGTCACTGATGCCGCCTTTGCTTAACTTCTAATAAACTCTCTCACACAGTTCCTTGCTAAGCTCTGTATCTACTTATCGTCTTTTCTGAGTCAGTAGTTTAACACTTTCCACAAATAGTGTCTATTTTTTTAAATGCTTATTGAGTTAACTCCTGTAGATTTTTTTCAGTCAGCAAATGATACAGTTAAAAGGACTGGATTCCCGCTCGTAGGCGGGAATGACAAAGGGAAGGGGCGGGAATGACAAAGGGGGGCAATTCCTTTTTTTCTTGTCATTCCTTTTTTTCTTGTCATTCCTGCGAAGGCAGGAATCCATTTTTTTGTTTGCGGAGCTAACTGCATAGGCAATTTTTTCAATATATGAGCCAATGATTATAATGGCGCTTATCGTGAGACTTTTATAACTCCGTCAGAGGACAGGATTTTATTTGTAAGATTAGTAAGCTGCGTCTTATCGCTGACCTCAAGTGTGAAAGTGAAATGTGCATGTTTATCCTGTGCGGTTTTTGCTTCAAGATGAGAAAGGTTGATATTAAATGTAGAAATCACATTGCTAAGACTTGCTAGAATTCCTGGTTTATCAATGGTTTCAACATAAATCCTTGCCGTAGTTGTCGATGTGGTTTCGGAGTTCCACGTAAGAGTGACAAGCCGTGCCTCATCCAAAGAAAGTCGTTGAGAATTGTGGCACTCCTGTCTGTGAATTGTCACTCCCTTGCCTTTTGTGATAAAACCGATTATTTTGTCCCCGGGAACCGGATAGCAGCACTTTGCCGTGGCATAAAGCAGATTATCAATCCCTGTAATGTGAATTCCTCCGCCTTGCTTAGTTGTTGGTTTATGTATTTTGGGGATAAATGAGGTTTCCTCTTTCGTTTCAGGACTAATACGTTGAACCACCTGCTTTGGAGTGATTTTTCCAAATCCAACAGAATAGAGCAACTCATCAACGGTTTTAAAATTAAAGGATTCCGTTATTTCCTGCATCTTTTTGGATTTCAATGTGGAGACCTTTATGCCGTTTTTTATAAAGGCGCTTTCAAGCAGGTTTGAGCCAAGAACAACGCCCTGTTTCATCTGCTCTGTCTTAATCCAGTGTCTGATTCTGTTTTTTGCCTTATGTGTAACAGCAAAGGTCAGCCAGTCTCTGTTAGGTGTGTGCGATGGGGATGTCAATATTTCAATGGTATCACCGTTTTGCAGTTGATACTTAAGGGGCACAATGCGGCCGTTTACACGTGCTCCAGAACATTTGTTTCCGACCTGTGTATGTATTGCATAAGCGAAATCAACAGGGGTTGAGCCAACCTGAAGCTCTTTAATATCTCCAGCAGGTGTGAATACAAACACAACGTCTGAGAGCACCTCGCCTTTGAACATTTCAAGAAATTCACGCGCATCGTCGGAGTCACGCTGTAGATGAACCATACTTTTAAGCCAGTCCATATATGTGGAATCTTTTTCGTCTATTTTCTTTTCTTTTTCCTTTTCCTTATAAAGCCAATGAGCGGCTATACCTTTTTCAGCTATAAGGTGCATCTCCTCAGTTCTTATCTGAAACTCTACTCTTTCGCCGTTAGGTCCGAGCACTGTTGTATGAAGCGATTGGTACATGTTTGACTTAGGCATAGCTACGTAGTCTTTAAATCTGCCAGGTACCGGAACCCACAGTGAATGTATAAGACCTAATATCATATAGCAGTGTGCCTTAGTAAGTGTAACAATTCTAAGGCCCAGCACATCGTTTACCTCTTCAAAGGAAATCCGCTGCGTTTGCATTTTCTGGAAAATGCCGAAGAGATTTTTAACGCGTCCACTGACTCTTGCAGGAATTGTATGCTGCTCAGCTTTGTCCTCAATTGTAGCGGCAAGATTTCTGATAAAAGCCTCGCGCAGTTCCTTTTTAGCCTCCACCTTTTTGTATAGCTCCTCGTAAAGCTCGGGGTGAAGGTATTTAAACCCCAGATCTTCAAACTCTGACTTAAGCCACCCCATACCAAGCCGGTTGGCTAAAGGGGCGTAGATGTCAAGGGTTTCTGCGGCTATGGTTTTTTGTTTAGCGTCAGGCATAAACTCAAGGGTTCTCATATTGTGAAGTCTGTCTGCAAATTTAATCAGCACAACACGTACGTCTTCAGCCATAGCGATGAACATACGGCGAAAATTCTCAGCCTGAGTCTCTTCGCGGGTTTTAAACTCCATTGCCTTTAATTTGGTGAGAGACTTAACCATAAAGGCCACATCCTCTCCGAATATCTCCTCTATGTCAACAACTGTAGTTTCGGTATCCTCCACCGTGTCATGCAGAAAGCCTGCAACGATTGTCTTACAGTCCATGTGCATATCGGCAAGAATTAAAGCTACTGAAAAAGGATGGTCAAAGTACGGTTTCCCCTCTTTTCGCAACTGTTGACAGTGCGCCTCCTCGGTAAAATGATACGCCTTACTTATCAGGGAGATATTTGCATCCGGTGAGTATGCAACTATCTTCTTAAGTAGCCGGTCAAGCTTTAATATCTCATCTTTCATGGGTTTCTGACTTTATTATACAACGATTTTTTGATTTTAAATAGTAGCACAGAAAAACAGTGGACTTACTATCCTAAACTTTTTTAGATTCAACATATTGACATAAAGATAAATAGCGTAGTAGAATTATCTGTTGCGCCACTAGCTCAACGGTAGAGCAGCGGACTCTTAATCCGTTGGTTCCTGGTTCGAATCCTGGGTGGCGCATTTTTATTCCTTTACTTATCGGGCACTTGTGGTTTCCAAAAACACCTGTGCATTTGATATTGTCCCCCACTGACTTAAACACGGTCAAAATTCAGCTTAACACAGTTTTTTACTCAAAAAAGGTAGAGTGTGCGAAGATCCGATATTTCTACACGCCTAAAAAAACTAAGATTTGTATCTACTCAATAGGCAGCTTTAAGCTGTTGTTTTGTTGCCTCCGCCATGGTGTTTACTAAACATTTCTTTAATGTTATTAACCCCATCCATAACCCCTTGCCAGAACCGTTTCATTAAGTAGGTTAATCTTTCCATAACTACCTCCATTTTGTCTTCCATTTTAATGGTTAAACAAACGGACGTATTGTGCAGAAATATAATCTCCGCAACTATATTTTACAACAAAAGCACGACGATTATCTCATTTTCCTGGCTCCACTATTAAAAAGTGGGGCTTTTGCTAATAAAGCAGCCTCTCCTCCGAGGTCCCGCCTCAGCAAACAAGCACGTCTAACCCACCGAGGCTAAATGATTAAGGATGAAGCTCCAGCAGCGGAGATTTAACACAATGTTAGCGCTTCATTTGTCAAAAATATTAAGCACATAAGGCAAACCCTGTCCCATGGCACGATGGACATTCCTTCTCAGGTTCGCTTATGCAATCCTCCAGTACATCGTCAGATTTGTTAGCTCTCCACTCCATATTGCACACAGTTTCACCAGGAATTACAGTCTTTCCCTTACATTCAGGGCAAATAGTTTTAGCGTCCATAATGTTTCCCTCCTTATCTTAAGGTTAACAATTACTGAACACCACTTGCTGATTTATGCTATGAAAAGGGACATACAAATGTCAATAGCAGAGCCAAAATCCAAATCAGAGGCATTTAAGATATTCTCATAACAGGTAGCTTGCAAAAAGGTAAATTATGCTCTATTGCCTTATTTTTTCTCTTGCAATAGCAATCTTACCGGAACGCACAAATTCCTTTACACCCATGGGTTTCATTAGTTCTGCAAAGGCCTCTATCTTCTTCTCATCACCGGTAATCTCTATTGTGTAGGTTTTTTGGCTTGAGTCAACTACCCTGCCTCTGAAGATTTCGGCAAGCCTCAGAGCCTCTGCCTTAAGCTGTGTCGGTGGAGCTACTTTAATCAGCACCATTTCCCTCTCAACGTGGTCAACCTCAAAAAGATCCTGCACCTTTATGACGTCAATGAGTTTGTTTAGCTGCTTGGTAATCTGCTCAACAATTGCCTCCTCGCCCTTAGTCACAATGGTCATAACGGAGATTTTAGGGTCAAGGGTTTCACCAACAGATATGCTCTCTATGTTGTATCCGCGGCCGCTGAAAAGTCCGGCTACACGGGAAAGTACCCCAAACTTATTTTCTACCAATATTGAAATAGTGTGTCTCATGTCCCTTAGCTCCTTATTTTATAACTTTTAACTTTTTTTCTTCTTTCGTTTTAGGCTCTTCTTCAAAAAGCATCTGGTCAATAGGCGCACCGGCCGGAACCATTGGATAAACTTTCTCTTTCCAGTCTATGACAAAATCCATAAACACTGGCTTTCGCACTCTCAGCGCCTCTCGTATCACAGGCTCAACATCGGAGGGCTTTTCGGCTCTTAGTCCAACCGCTCCATAAGCCTCAGCAAGTTTTACAAAATCCGGCACCTCATGCAGATAACTGTGAGAATAGCGCTCATTGAAAAAC
Coding sequences:
- a CDS encoding 5,10-methylenetetrahydrofolate reductase yields the protein MIISKKKDRGKLLQTLDRYDSFYLIGCSECASLCGTGNDEALKEMAEDLKAKGKTVTGMIVPKTGCQTLGTKVELKKDKDALDKTDAIVVMSCGAGTQSAVEIYPDKAVYPSNDTMFLGNMTRFQMFDERCTLCGECVLDMTGGICPVTNCPKGLLNGPCGGTKDGNCEVSAEIKCAWVRIYERQKRLGELDKMTEILPPKDWSAKQAPHKLYTRGDAAEGDRKDKK
- a CDS encoding 5,10-methylenetetrahydrofolate reductase translates to MSFKDTLESGKFVVTAEVGPPKGTDIATMKHDMEILKGKLDAVNVTDNQSAVMRICSLAVCKLALEHGLEPILQMTCRDRNRIALQSDLLGASVLGIRNVLCMTGDHVSAGDHKSARPVYDIESVQLLQVVNALNNGKDMAGNDMKGATSFFQGAVVTPESNPIEPQLMKFEKKVKAGANFFQTQAIYNIDNFKEFMKFARKFPVKIMAGLVVLKSAGMANFLNNFVPGIKVPQELIDEMKAAGKEKALDTGLNITARHIRQLKEEKICDGVHIMAIGMEDKVPIILERAGLL
- the folD gene encoding bifunctional methylenetetrahydrofolate dehydrogenase/methenyltetrahydrofolate cyclohydrolase FolD; amino-acid sequence: MSATIIDGKRVAKEITDALKSEVDALKAKGVTPGLAVVLVGENPASKKYVASKEKTCETLGIKSIGCKVPDTITQAELLKIIDDLNNDPAVHGILVQLPLPKQLSEKEVMHRISSLKDVDGFGPDSLGRLVLDEPGFLPCTPHGCIKLIEAYGVDCAGKHAVVVGRSVIVGKPVSLLLLRKNATVTICHSKTANLKDVCLSGDIVVAAVGKAEMVKGDWIKPGATVIDVGINVSADGKLVGDVEFEAAKERAGFITPVPGGVGPMTIAMLMYNTVEAAKNMLK
- a CDS encoding sigma-54-dependent Fis family transcriptional regulator; amino-acid sequence: MSVRGDILFVGKDAGALRAVEDAAGLGGRGLCHVSDVAQLTLQLTEGVRLALIDFSYLNGTGVETLTKVKAMSPAAQIIVLYEDAERNDAMSALAIGAFFCMKKPFYPDELRAAVERAWERAALREELEGLRVATVPEGRDVIGSSNRFLKALKDAERLSGSDAPVLILGETGTGKRNLARFIHYFSQRKTGRFLVVNADSMSEQHQWQEIFGLKEGNFAGHNYYGYGSMALSTNGTLYISEIAALTPTLQEKLLDFIKTHSLSGSTEVLSSDARVIASSRQNLPELVRKGLFLKELREAFADGEIRVPPLRERKADIIPLAEYFLAKYARRYQTGDKKFGTTAIDYFMKHYWPDNVKELKETVKRAAILTKKTEIQYKDMIYYDTSRYSISEFLEKKIVNYLQDVTELNSGNLYSTIVDEVEKALISIALKETSGNQLKASRILGINRNTLRTKAKQFQMTS
- the folE gene encoding GTP cyclohydrolase I FolE, which produces MDREKIKEGIRLIIEGIGEDPQRPGIRRTPERVAAMYEEILSGMETPFEEILVPIEGESHDEMVILKDIQFYSICEHHLLPFFGKANIAYVPHKGNIVGIGELARALDLLAKRLQVQERLTTQLADAIMHTLKPRGTMVIIEAEHLCLSMRGLKKPGSRVVTSAVRGIFRTKQSTREEMLELIKGT
- a CDS encoding response regulator; the protein is MMDISERLKELTVLYVEDEFITRESLGKFIKRRVKTIHIAENGITDLEMPLMNGFEMIEKIREHSSDVPIIVTTAYNDERHRPATVRAVVIKPIIQDDLIQAISTCF
- the panB gene encoding 3-methyl-2-oxobutanoate hydroxymethyltransferase, producing the protein MARISISDFLDRKIKGQKLALMTAYDYAFGRIVDEAGFEGILVGDSLSMVVQGLENTLPVTMDEMIYHTRIVSRAVTNALVIGDMPYMSYQVSVEEAVRNAGRFIKEGGAQAVKTEGGREILPQIRAMIAAEIPVMAHIGLTPQAIYRIGGFKVQGKTNEARVRLLEDALMLEDAGVFSMVIEAVPSGLAKEITEKLSIPTIGIGAGVHCDGQILVLHDVIGLFERFMPRFAKRYANLKEDALKALCTYRDEVKGGVFPSEKESFK